The Deltaproteobacteria bacterium genome includes a window with the following:
- the ccsA gene encoding cytochrome c biogenesis protein CcsA, with product MKYIFIVLVIAFFVFAQIWGLFFAPADQLMGFVQKLMYVHVPAAWTSFIAFFIVFVSSILYLLRKKIFWDHLASASAEVGVVFTALTLSLGSIWGRPTWGVWWTWDARLTTTAILLFLYTGYIIFRAFIEDRDQRAKLSGPLGILIFLNVPIVYLSVKWWRTLHQVQS from the coding sequence ATGAAATATATTTTTATCGTTCTTGTCATTGCTTTTTTTGTTTTCGCACAAATATGGGGACTCTTTTTTGCCCCCGCGGATCAACTCATGGGTTTTGTGCAAAAACTCATGTACGTGCATGTCCCCGCCGCGTGGACTTCCTTCATCGCCTTCTTTATTGTCTTTGTTTCCAGCATTCTCTATCTGCTCCGAAAGAAAATTTTTTGGGACCATCTGGCTTCGGCCAGTGCTGAGGTTGGCGTTGTCTTTACAGCTTTGACTTTGAGCCTTGGTTCCATCTGGGGAAGACCCACTTGGGGAGTGTGGTGGACATGGGATGCGAGACTCACCACCACCGCCATTTTGCTTTTTCTCTACACCGGTTACATTATTTTCAGGGCTTTCATTGAAGACCGCGATCAGCGTGCCAAGCTCAGCGGTCCTTTGGGGATTCTCATTTTTCTCAATGTTCCCATTGTTTATCTTTCCGTCAAATGGTGGAGGACTCTTCATCAGGTGCAATC
- a CDS encoding heme exporter protein CcmB has translation MNFLHCLFAVCHKDLLSELRKREIINNILFFSVLIIFIFSFAMGTDPMLLKSLAPGLLWLVVLFSAVLSLERSFQAEAEEGCLDRLVLYTVSHRAVFLGKMITNFLFIAIVQVIVLFMMMILFDLDWFQNPLLLAAVIFLGDLGIATLGTFYSALITKTRARQVMLPLLLFPMLIPLLLASVCVTQAALEGDVFGQSRPWLVMLLLYDTIFFAASLMVSGPLMEA, from the coding sequence ATGAATTTTTTACACTGTCTCTTTGCTGTTTGTCATAAAGACCTTCTTTCTGAGCTTCGCAAAAGAGAGATCATCAACAACATCCTTTTTTTCAGCGTTTTGATTATTTTTATTTTCAGTTTTGCCATGGGAACGGATCCCATGCTGTTGAAGAGTCTGGCTCCGGGGCTTTTGTGGCTCGTGGTGCTTTTCAGCGCGGTTTTGTCGCTCGAGAGATCTTTTCAGGCCGAGGCCGAAGAAGGGTGTCTGGACCGTCTTGTGTTGTATACCGTCAGCCATCGCGCCGTCTTTCTCGGCAAAATGATCACCAATTTTCTTTTCATCGCGATTGTGCAAGTCATCGTTCTTTTTATGATGATGATTCTTTTTGATCTGGATTGGTTTCAGAATCCTCTGCTTTTAGCGGCCGTTATTTTTTTGGGGGATTTAGGGATTGCAACGCTTGGAACTTTTTATTCCGCCCTGATTACCAAGACCAGAGCGAGGCAGGTGATGCTTCCGCTTTTGCTTTTTCCAATGTTGATCCCCTTGCTCTTGGCCTCTGTTTGTGTTACCCAAGCGGCCTTGGAAGGGGACGTATTCGGTCAATCAAGACCGTGGCTGGTGATGCTCCTTCTTTATGACACCATATTTTTTGCCGCAAGCCTCATGGTCTCCGGACCGTTGATGGAGGCTTGA